The region CGATGGTAGTTATGCGCGTATCCGGAAGAATATTACGCAGCTTTCCAAGCAAACCGTCTGATATTTCGCTGCAACACCCCATGATCTCAATGTTACTCACCTGACCTTCGATACCTAGAAGACGCTGGGCTGTGTGAAGGTGAGCGAAAACCCTGTTGTCGTCGATTGTTCCCGTTTCCGACAGCACGTGCGTTACCTGAAGGTTCTCGCCTTCGATCGGTATAGCGGAACCTTTTTCGATTTTGAAACGCTCGGCAATCAGACTGCCAATCCACACTTCATTGCTGCCCAGAGAATCAACGGTCTTGCGTTGAGCCTTAAGATCTGTATCGGTGAGTGATGACTCTTTGTCTTTTGAGGGAGCACAGGCCAGTTCCAACTCAGCTCCCATGAGGCCGGAGGCCTGCCAGATCGGCTTTGAGGCTAACTCATTTGCCGGGAGGATCCCGGTTAGAATGATCGATGAGCCGTCAATGTCAATTCGGCGACTCAGCTTGGGCGACATGTTATCGACCCCGGGAATCATCGATGTTGCAATTCGCTCAACGTACTCCTCCGGGAAGGTAGGGGCGTCGACATCAGCGGTATAATAGTCATCTACAGTGGCACCTTGCGGAAGCACCATAATATTAGCGCCAAGCAGATCCAACTTCTTGGCCACCATTTGGCGTGAAACAGAAGTCACAGACTGGATTGCAACTATCACCGCAATGCCTAAGGTAATGGCCAATAGGCCTGAAACCAGGCGACCCTTACGCTGAGATATTTCTTTGAGTACGAC is a window of Candidatus Zixiibacteriota bacterium DNA encoding:
- a CDS encoding ABC transporter permease, which gives rise to MPFNFRTVVLKEISQRKGRLVSGLLAITLGIAVIVAIQSVTSVSRQMVAKKLDLLGANIMVLPQGATVDDYYTADVDAPTFPEEYVERIATSMIPGVDNMSPKLSRRIDIDGSSIILTGILPANELASKPIWQASGLMGAELELACAPSKDKESSLTDTDLKAQRKTVDSLGSNEVWIGSLIAERFKIEKGSAIPIEGENLQVTHVLSETGTIDDNRVFAHLHTAQRLLGIEGQVSNIEIMGCCSEISDGLLGKLRNILPDTRITTIGHIVNTQIETNTLMAKVALVLLVIIIVVGSFSIGNYMWANVEERRKEIGTLITIGWARRHIYWLFLSKAIILGLFGGVLGYAVGTVSAVILGPYLAGLEIGPVMSYLWWSVLVSVVIALAGSWYPTYRAARIDPAVIMQEV